From the genome of Triticum aestivum cultivar Chinese Spring chromosome 3B, IWGSC CS RefSeq v2.1, whole genome shotgun sequence, one region includes:
- the LOC123069331 gene encoding putative F-box/kelch-repeat protein At1g12870, whose protein sequence is MASLLDGDDTNGNRRMFPRVNGTSPKMPANDVRKIKKRISQRMQRTGSMPQRMQRTMSVPQRKQRAMSLQPISELLLDVMVWEILIRLPVESLVRFKLVSKAWYAIISDPVFVRAHLQCSKEKQHRNPSSFLVTPQIYLEPNPSGLFSTNIRFYLWSLQQDDMSRSSSSATLLYGRQFPTGEFGLVSQMAHCDGLVLLPTNTNTYVFNPATRDVVALPRCHRNMLQHPSCLPIGLGLDVSTGTYKVARSFYRSGDYSSVAMGMEVFTINGEEGHWRETLLDPPYPIVCPQTAIHCKGSLFYS, encoded by the exons ATGGCCAGTCTGCTGGACGGCGACGATACCAACGGCAATAGAAGGATGTTTCCG AGGGTTAATGGTACATCTCCAAAAATGCCGGCTAATGATGTGAGGAAAATAAAGAAGAGGATTTCACAGAGGATGCAAAGGACGGGGAGTATGCCACAGAGGATGCAAAGGACGATGAGTGTGCCACAAAGGAAGCAAAGGGCGATGAGTTTGCAGCCTATAAGCGAGCTGTTGTTGGACGTGATGGTGTGGGAGATCTTAATCCGGCTGCCCGTAGAGTCCCTGGTGAGGTTTAAGTTGGTTAGCAAGGCCTGGTACGCTATCATCTCCGACCCTGTTTTTGTTCGTGCGCACCTCCAGTGCTCCAAAGAGAAACAACATCGCAACCCGTCTTCCTTCCTCGTCACCCCCCAGATTTATCTGGAACCAAATCCTTCCGGTCTTTTCTCCACCAACATCCGTTTCTACCTGTGGTCTTTACAACAAGATGACATGAGCAGGAGCAGTAGTAGTGCAACACTCCTTTATGGGAGGCAGTTCCCCACTGGTGAGTTTGGGCTGGTGTCCCAAATGGCACACTGTGATGGATTGGTGTTGCTCCCCACAAACACCAACACTTATGTCTTCAACCCAGCAACTAGAGATGTTGTTGCGCTGCCCAGGTGCCACCGCAATATGTTGCAGCATCCCAGCTGCCTTCCAATTGGTTTGGGCCTTGATGTTTCCACTGGAACATACAAGGTTGCACGGTCTTTCTACCGTTCCGGTGATTACAGTTCTGTTGCAATGGGGATGGAGGTCTTCACTATTAATGGTGAAGAGGGCCACTGGAGGGAAA